From the genome of Orcinus orca chromosome 5, mOrcOrc1.1, whole genome shotgun sequence, one region includes:
- the TMEM207 gene encoding transmembrane protein 207 has translation MSRSRLLSVTSMVSKTGILCLPLFQLVLSDSPCEENEMCTNYKDQYTNGWYIWFLLLIFLVALLCGAVLFCLQCWLRKLQNGSRRRTMAVFAVGDLDPVYGTEATVNPTGIGMHLQTQNPELYHVPCFGALGPPPPYEKILKSSRF, from the exons ATGTCGAGATCCAGACTTCTAAGTGTCACTTCGATGGTCTCAAAAACAGGAATCTTGTGTTTGCCACTATTCCAG TTGGTGCTATCGGACTCACcatgtgaagaaaatgaaat GTGCACAAACTATAAAGATCAGTACACAAATGGCTGGTATATCTG GTTCTTGCTGCTGATTTTCCTGGTGGCTCTTCTCTGTGGAGCAGTGCTCTTCTGCCTCCAGTGTTGGCTGAGGAAACTCCAAAATGGTTCCCGAAGACGCACCATGGCTGTTTTTGCTGTTGGAGACTTGGACCCTGTTTATG GGACAGAAGCAACTGTGAATCCAACTGGAATTGGAATGCACCTTCAAACTCAAAATCCTGAATTGTATCATGTTCCATGTTTTGGTGCTTTAGGCCCCCCACCTCCAtatgaaaaaattctaaaatcaagCCGATTTTAG